In one window of Tellurirhabdus rosea DNA:
- a CDS encoding glucoamylase family protein, translating into MIRAFTLLFLISLNCRAQQPAAPANEYSEYLETVQKATFRYFWDFGHPVSGLAPERTATPNIVTTGGTGFGIMAIVVGAERGWVTRAEAAQRMQKIVGFLEKSDRFHGVWPHWLDGRSGKVVPFSQYDDGGDLVETAFLVNGLLSARAYFTQNTAVEKDVRQRIEKLWREVEWDWHVQNGKLLWHWSPNHGWKMNHPIRGFDETIITYVLALGSPTHAIPPTVYENTYKQSSYYKNGNTYFGYRLPLGMDMGGPLFFTHYSYLSLDPRLMQDDNTYYWTQNLHHTLINRAHCLQPRQAMYGYGPGNWGLTASDDYNFYDAHSPTNDNGTISPTAALSAFPYTPYYSMQVLRNLYLREGSRLFGPYGFYDAYHKNLNWYSNQYLAIDQGPIVVMMENYRSGLIWKLGERTPELWTGLEKMGIRKPVHPTSFYAYAPDFRTGYVDLWKHPDRGAFVLDFAVKGASPVSLNVLDETGKPVRKLIDNQAYAEGMHQLTFQLPQGKYTFELTQGADRQQVRLFLHQGVDTN; encoded by the coding sequence ATGATTCGAGCGTTTACCCTTCTTTTTCTGATTTCCCTGAATTGCCGCGCCCAGCAACCGGCGGCTCCGGCCAACGAGTACAGCGAGTACCTCGAAACGGTACAGAAAGCGACCTTTCGTTATTTCTGGGACTTTGGTCATCCGGTTTCCGGGCTGGCTCCCGAGCGGACGGCGACACCCAACATCGTCACCACGGGCGGAACGGGTTTCGGCATCATGGCCATTGTCGTGGGTGCCGAGCGGGGCTGGGTCACCCGGGCTGAGGCCGCCCAGCGGATGCAGAAGATTGTTGGTTTTCTGGAAAAAAGCGACCGCTTCCACGGCGTCTGGCCCCACTGGCTCGACGGACGCAGCGGCAAAGTCGTGCCCTTTTCGCAATACGACGACGGCGGTGACCTGGTCGAAACGGCTTTCCTCGTCAATGGCCTGCTGAGCGCCCGGGCGTATTTTACCCAGAATACTGCGGTGGAAAAGGATGTCCGCCAGCGGATCGAAAAGCTGTGGCGGGAGGTCGAATGGGACTGGCACGTGCAGAACGGGAAACTGCTCTGGCACTGGTCGCCGAACCACGGCTGGAAGATGAACCACCCGATTCGCGGCTTCGACGAAACGATCATTACGTACGTGCTGGCGCTGGGTTCGCCCACGCACGCCATTCCACCGACTGTTTACGAGAATACCTACAAACAGAGCAGCTACTACAAAAACGGCAACACCTATTTCGGCTACCGGCTGCCGCTCGGGATGGACATGGGCGGGCCGCTGTTCTTCACGCACTACTCGTACCTGAGTCTGGACCCGCGCCTGATGCAGGACGACAACACGTACTACTGGACACAGAATCTGCACCACACCCTCATAAACCGGGCCCATTGCCTTCAGCCCCGGCAGGCCATGTACGGCTATGGCCCCGGCAACTGGGGTCTGACCGCCAGCGACGATTACAACTTCTACGACGCCCACTCGCCGACCAACGACAACGGAACCATCAGCCCCACGGCGGCCCTTTCGGCCTTTCCGTACACGCCGTACTACTCCATGCAGGTTTTACGCAATCTGTACCTGCGGGAAGGGAGCCGGCTTTTCGGGCCGTACGGCTTTTACGATGCCTATCACAAAAACCTGAACTGGTACTCCAACCAGTACCTGGCCATCGATCAGGGTCCGATTGTGGTCATGATGGAAAATTACCGCTCCGGCCTGATCTGGAAACTCGGGGAACGAACGCCCGAACTCTGGACGGGTCTGGAAAAGATGGGTATCCGCAAGCCGGTGCATCCGACCAGTTTCTACGCCTACGCGCCAGACTTCCGCACGGGTTACGTCGACCTCTGGAAGCACCCGGACCGGGGCGCTTTCGTCCTCGATTTTGCCGTAAAAGGGGCTTCGCCCGTTTCGCTGAACGTACTGGACGAAACGGGAAAGCCGGTCCGGAAGCTAATCGACAACCAGGCCTACGCGGAGGGAATGCACCAGTTGACGTTCCAGTTGCCACAGGGGAAATACACGTTTGAACTGACGCAGGGAGCCGACCGGCAGCAGGTCCGCCTGTTCCTGCACCAGGGCGTGGATACGAACTAA
- the rpsJ gene encoding 30S ribosomal protein S10 — protein sequence MNQKIRIKLKSFDHMLVDKSAEKIVKAVKSTGAVVNGPIPLPTDKEIFTVLRSPHVNKKSREQFQLCTYKRLVDIYSTSAKTVDALMKLELPSGVDVEIKV from the coding sequence ATGAATCAAAAAATTCGGATCAAACTGAAGTCGTTCGACCACATGCTGGTTGATAAGTCGGCTGAGAAAATCGTGAAGGCAGTAAAATCGACGGGTGCCGTGGTGAACGGTCCGATTCCCCTGCCGACCGATAAGGAAATCTTTACCGTTCTGCGTTCTCCGCACGTGAACAAGAAGTCACGCGAGCAGTTCCAGTTGTGCACTTACAAGCGCCTGGTAGACATCTACTCGACGAGCGCCAAGACGGTTGACGCGCTGATGAAGCTCGAACTGCCGAGCGGCGTTGACGTGGAAATCAAAGTATAG
- the fusA gene encoding elongation factor G — MARDLRFTRNIGIAAHIDAGKTTTTERILYYAGVSHKIGEVHDGAATMDWMEQEQERGITITSAATTVNWTYRDQKYHINIIDTPGHVDFTVEVNRSLRVLDGLVFLFSAVDGVEPQSETNWRLANNYNVARIGFVNKMDRAGADFLNVCNQVKEMLGSYAVPLQLPIGAEDEFEGVVDLVNFRGIKWNESDKGMTFEVVPIPDDMIDEATEWREKLLEAVAEFDDTLMEKYFEDPNSITEDEILAALRQATISMKIVPMLCGSSFKNKGVQTMLDYVMALLPSPLDKESIKGTNPDTGAEISRKPSSDDPFTALAFKIATDPYVGRLCFIRSYSGTLESGSYVLNNRSGNKERISRIFQMHANKQNQIDRLEAGDIGAVVGFKDIKTGDTLSDEKHPIVLESMVFPDPVIGYAIEPKKSADQDNFSKAIGKLIEEDPTLKVESDEETGQTIIRGMGELHLEIIIDRMRREFKVEVNQGAPQVAYKETLTKNFEHREVYKKQTGGRGKFADIVFEIMPGEEGKPGLEFVNGIVGGVIPREFIPAIEKGFREAMSNGPLAGYPLDSMKIRLFHGSFHDVDSDSLSFELAARMGFREAAKNAGPKLLEPIMAVEVLTPEEYTGPITGDLNRRRGIMKGMDTRAGSQVIKADVPLSELFGYVTDLRTISSGRATANLTFSHYEQVPTNLAEGIVAKSKGAVRAQ; from the coding sequence ATGGCTCGCGATTTAAGATTCACGAGGAACATCGGTATCGCTGCGCACATTGATGCGGGTAAGACGACCACGACCGAACGTATCCTCTATTACGCCGGTGTCAGCCACAAGATTGGTGAAGTACACGACGGTGCCGCTACCATGGACTGGATGGAGCAGGAGCAGGAGCGTGGTATCACGATTACCTCCGCTGCAACGACCGTAAACTGGACCTACCGGGACCAGAAATACCACATCAACATCATCGACACGCCGGGTCACGTTGACTTCACCGTAGAAGTAAACCGCTCCCTGCGCGTTCTGGATGGTCTGGTGTTCCTCTTCAGCGCCGTTGACGGCGTCGAGCCGCAGTCAGAAACCAACTGGCGTCTGGCCAACAACTACAACGTTGCCCGGATTGGCTTCGTAAACAAGATGGACCGCGCTGGCGCGGATTTCCTGAACGTTTGCAACCAGGTAAAAGAAATGCTGGGCAGCTACGCAGTACCCCTGCAGCTCCCGATTGGTGCCGAGGACGAGTTCGAGGGCGTTGTTGACCTCGTCAACTTCCGCGGTATCAAGTGGAACGAAAGCGACAAAGGTATGACCTTTGAAGTCGTTCCCATTCCGGACGACATGATCGACGAAGCAACCGAATGGCGCGAGAAACTGCTCGAAGCCGTGGCCGAGTTCGACGATACCCTGATGGAGAAATACTTCGAAGATCCGAACTCCATCACGGAAGACGAAATTCTGGCCGCCCTGCGTCAGGCGACGATCAGCATGAAGATCGTTCCGATGCTGTGTGGTTCTTCGTTCAAGAACAAAGGCGTTCAGACGATGCTCGATTACGTGATGGCCCTGCTGCCGTCGCCGCTCGACAAAGAAAGCATCAAAGGAACGAACCCGGACACCGGCGCCGAAATCTCACGCAAGCCGAGCTCCGACGATCCGTTCACGGCTCTGGCGTTTAAGATTGCTACGGACCCCTACGTTGGCCGTCTGTGCTTTATCCGTTCGTACTCCGGTACGCTGGAATCCGGCTCATACGTTCTGAACAACCGTTCAGGCAACAAGGAGCGTATCTCGCGTATCTTCCAGATGCACGCCAACAAGCAGAACCAGATCGATCGTCTGGAAGCTGGCGACATCGGTGCCGTAGTAGGTTTCAAAGACATCAAGACGGGCGATACCCTGTCGGACGAGAAGCATCCGATCGTTCTGGAATCCATGGTATTCCCGGATCCGGTTATCGGTTACGCCATCGAGCCGAAAAAATCGGCTGACCAAGACAACTTCTCGAAGGCTATCGGTAAGCTGATCGAAGAAGACCCGACCCTGAAAGTTGAGTCGGACGAAGAAACCGGCCAGACGATCATCCGCGGGATGGGTGAGCTTCACCTTGAAATCATCATCGACCGGATGCGTCGTGAATTCAAGGTAGAAGTAAACCAGGGCGCGCCGCAGGTAGCTTACAAAGAAACCCTGACGAAGAACTTCGAACACCGCGAGGTGTACAAGAAGCAGACGGGTGGTCGCGGTAAGTTTGCCGACATCGTGTTCGAAATCATGCCGGGCGAAGAAGGCAAGCCGGGTCTGGAGTTCGTAAACGGCATCGTTGGTGGTGTGATTCCCCGTGAATTCATCCCGGCCATCGAAAAAGGCTTCCGCGAAGCCATGTCAAACGGCCCGCTGGCTGGTTACCCGCTGGATTCGATGAAAATTCGTCTGTTCCACGGTTCCTTCCACGACGTTGACTCCGATTCACTGTCGTTCGAACTGGCGGCTCGTATGGGCTTCCGTGAGGCAGCCAAGAACGCCGGTCCGAAACTGCTCGAACCGATCATGGCGGTTGAAGTGCTGACGCCGGAAGAATACACCGGTCCGATCACGGGTGACCTGAACCGTCGCCGGGGCATCATGAAAGGCATGGATACCCGCGCTGGCTCGCAGGTGATCAAGGCTGACGTTCCCCTGTCGGAACTGTTCGGCTACGTAACCGACCTGCGTACGATCTCTTCCGGTCGTGCCACGGCCAACCTGACCTTCTCGCACTACGAGCAGGTTCCGACCAACCTGGCCGAAGGCATTGTAGCGAAGTCAAAGGGTGCTGTTCGCGCCCAATAA
- the rplC gene encoding 50S ribosomal protein L3 produces the protein MSGLIGKKIGMTSLYNADGQALACTVIEAGPCVVTQVKTQEKDGYTAIQLGYGEKKEKRTTQQLLGHFKKANTTPKRKLVEFKEFEQQLALGQTLSVTDVFTEGDFLDVVGTAKGRGFQGVVKRHGFGGVGGQTHGQHNRARHPGSIGACSFPSRVFKGLRMAGRMGNNRVKVQNLRVLRVLPEQNLIVISGSVPGAKNSFVILEK, from the coding sequence ATGTCTGGTTTAATTGGAAAAAAGATTGGGATGACCAGTCTGTACAATGCTGACGGGCAGGCTCTGGCATGTACAGTGATTGAGGCCGGTCCTTGCGTTGTCACGCAAGTGAAGACGCAGGAGAAGGACGGCTACACGGCCATCCAGCTCGGCTACGGCGAGAAGAAAGAAAAGCGCACGACGCAGCAGCTTCTCGGCCACTTCAAAAAGGCCAACACAACTCCCAAGCGCAAGCTGGTTGAGTTCAAGGAGTTCGAGCAGCAGCTCGCTCTGGGTCAAACACTGTCAGTGACGGACGTCTTCACGGAAGGCGACTTCCTCGATGTAGTCGGAACGGCGAAAGGCCGCGGTTTCCAGGGCGTTGTGAAACGCCACGGCTTCGGCGGGGTAGGCGGTCAGACGCACGGTCAGCACAACCGTGCCCGGCACCCGGGTTCGATCGGTGCCTGTTCATTCCCCTCACGTGTGTTCAAAGGGCTGCGTATGGCAGGCCGGATGGGCAACAACCGGGTAAAGGTTCAAAACCTCCGCGTCCTGCGCGTTCTGCCTGAGCAAAACCTGATCGTGATCAGCGGTTCGGTGCCGGGTGCAAAAAATT